Proteins from a single region of Streptomyces glaucescens:
- a CDS encoding alpha/beta fold hydrolase, producing MARRIEVTGAGGVRLAAWEFGDPPKSGPDPAPAAPGVLLLHGLMGRAAHWAPTARWLSGRHRAVALDQRGHGQSEKPPPAALTREAYVDDAEAALEQLGLAPAVLIGHAMGALTAWQLAARRPDLVRALIICDMRASALGAASQREWAAWFRSWPLPFATLADVRKWFGEDDPWVERPNPARGAFYAEVMTETPDGWRPVFDPEQMLRSRETWVHDAHWEELAQVRCPTLVVRGLDGELGRAEAQEMVRVLPRGAYAEVADAGHLVHHDQPEAWRAAIEPFLEGVRAP from the coding sequence ATGGCGCGGCGCATCGAGGTGACCGGAGCGGGCGGGGTACGGCTCGCGGCCTGGGAGTTCGGCGACCCGCCCAAGTCCGGTCCCGACCCGGCCCCCGCCGCACCCGGGGTGCTCCTGCTGCACGGCCTCATGGGCCGCGCCGCCCACTGGGCGCCCACCGCCCGCTGGCTCTCCGGACGTCACCGCGCCGTCGCACTCGACCAGCGCGGCCACGGCCAGAGCGAGAAACCCCCGCCGGCCGCCCTCACCCGGGAGGCCTACGTCGACGACGCCGAGGCCGCCCTGGAGCAGCTCGGCCTCGCCCCCGCCGTCCTGATCGGCCACGCCATGGGCGCGCTGACCGCCTGGCAGCTCGCCGCCCGACGTCCCGACCTGGTCCGCGCCCTGATCATCTGTGACATGCGGGCCTCCGCGCTCGGCGCTGCCTCGCAGCGCGAATGGGCCGCCTGGTTCCGTTCCTGGCCGCTGCCGTTCGCCACCCTCGCCGACGTCCGCAAGTGGTTCGGCGAGGACGACCCGTGGGTGGAGCGGCCCAATCCGGCCCGCGGCGCGTTCTACGCCGAGGTCATGACCGAGACCCCGGACGGCTGGCGGCCCGTTTTCGACCCCGAGCAGATGCTGAGGTCCCGCGAGACCTGGGTGCACGACGCCCACTGGGAGGAGCTGGCCCAGGTGCGCTGCCCCACCCTCGTGGTCCGCGGCCTCGACGGCGAACTGGGCCGGGCCGAGGCGCAGGAGATGGTCCGGGTGCTGCCCCGGGGCGCGTACGCGGAGGTCGCCGACGCCGGCCATCTCGTGCACCACGACCAGCCCGAGGCCTGGCGCGCGGCGATCGAGCCGTTCCTGGAGGGCGTCCGCGCGCCCTGA
- a CDS encoding CHAT domain-containing protein, which yields MRELILRVRDFDGLDRWRWELTAPGGRVLARHEVRLDREAPQFEALLDLPGYVRRNTAPDQRAAREREIVREAGDWAGERILGPAAGPLTDAAPAVLRVVVPADVPRARRLLYLPLEPARLRGRPLADWGLTPVTQIGERPAGRDTPAPGRPVRMLALFSLPEGSAALNLRRERRALTRLCERAGRAVELHTLQYGVTRDRLRALLRRPGGWDVVHVSAHGTPGELLLETDTGRADRVRAPDLARLLAEARGVRLVTLSACWSGALAAREQRLALGAPAVDGALDTGAAGPGPETVGALAGALVERLDCAVLAMRHPVADPFAIALAESLYGLLLGGRTLPEALTEAVTTASDTAGPAYRSATPALFGARAATLRLVPEATAGTDAAAEQGPRARAAAEDRPRAGALAEDRPQEGAAVWGGPRVGAVVVAGGGGAPGVAERFVGRGGVMTRASAALAPRSGLCGVLLLGMPGAGKTACARELAATQAHAFDAVVWCRVPEEAEPGSVLADLALALDRAVPEPGCVPLLDDPARFGEFVAAVAGRLDRRRLLVVVDRVDGLLAPGGGWRDGRWGRLLAGLTARAGAGRLVVTGRARPPDAGPLLRTEPVDLLGPDEAVLLARELPRLAALADGRLPGVPASTGRRYVTALLDVTRGHPELLELADGQAADPARLTALLGAAGPPEGFFTDGRPGDGTSDGGTNGDGTNGGGRDRLRVLRAWTDSIADGLPPAHRDLFHFLCRLEEDDRTRAVVDHTWPELRARLGHPEEPATAGTAALAACGLVTPRRPDTGSAAESYDIQSAVAAEGRRRAGEEFRRQVDELMAGYWVRVFGMAWDREGTAAEGARLAGPVLAWAGLAAAPYLLRTRRWEGAETLLHAVLRRDSTRATRARVLPVLRRAAALAAAHGGARPSSGALAEVLWATDPATAERQARAELAAALAAGDHAAAAQAAGSLAGLCLRAGRLDEALALATAETEHARRSPLGPWTRLLGEVHLLHVRVERAEAEAVLAEAPGLRRRMDALPRERRGPEAVLWWEVWEEFCDTVQRAAVHAERWETALEYNALLCASKTGRGAPGADLAQALLPSYLPLLRLGRAREALEALERCRESFEAADDPLHLGEVYGALATVEDARGRGALALARGRDCLRYAYRAGVPATVAVGHANFGRLLHLYARDAAGAVAHHLAGALLGVLTGGRTADAVRSVAHDLRVFGPVAADPPDDPAVLCARVGEVPGVALEELLSRVAGDPGRTRAVLAGLVARARALAARDGGGAGDGGGAGDGGGVEAGDGGGAGNGGGAGDGGGAGDGGGAGRAPVSAGAVEAVWALVWEPVLAGLVAAGRGNTAARVKVRQQLARHGALDPRCAPLAGVLGRILDGERDGLVAAGLGPLDAPVAARALAALRRETAGGAAGEAAGDDEVPVALWPAMHLGPALGGLAAAATGHGDPGAVARDTLDGFRADPALAELAPVLARILDGARDPALAERLRQPTHRAVVSAVLRCVRNMERDRR from the coding sequence GTGCGCGAACTCATCCTCCGCGTACGGGACTTCGACGGGCTCGACCGGTGGCGCTGGGAACTGACCGCACCCGGCGGGCGGGTGCTGGCCCGGCACGAGGTGCGGCTGGACCGGGAGGCACCGCAGTTCGAGGCGCTCCTCGACCTCCCCGGGTACGTACGCCGGAACACCGCGCCCGACCAGCGGGCGGCCCGGGAGCGGGAGATCGTGCGCGAGGCCGGCGACTGGGCCGGGGAGCGCATCCTCGGGCCGGCGGCCGGACCGCTGACGGACGCCGCTCCGGCGGTGCTGCGGGTGGTGGTCCCGGCCGACGTGCCCCGGGCGCGGCGGCTGCTGTACCTGCCGCTGGAGCCGGCCCGGCTGCGCGGACGCCCACTGGCGGACTGGGGTCTGACCCCGGTGACACAGATCGGTGAGCGGCCCGCCGGGCGGGACACGCCCGCGCCCGGTCGGCCGGTGCGGATGCTGGCCCTGTTCAGCCTGCCCGAGGGCAGCGCGGCCCTGAACCTGCGGCGCGAGCGGAGGGCGCTCACCCGGCTGTGCGAGCGGGCCGGGCGTGCGGTGGAGCTGCACACCCTCCAGTACGGCGTGACCCGCGACCGGCTCCGGGCCCTGCTGCGTCGGCCGGGGGGCTGGGACGTCGTCCACGTCTCCGCCCACGGCACACCCGGTGAGCTCCTCCTGGAGACCGACACCGGGCGGGCGGACCGGGTCCGCGCACCCGACCTCGCCCGGCTGCTGGCGGAGGCGCGCGGGGTGCGCCTGGTGACGCTGTCCGCGTGCTGGTCGGGGGCGCTGGCCGCGCGGGAACAGCGGCTGGCGCTCGGCGCGCCCGCCGTCGACGGCGCCCTGGACACGGGTGCCGCGGGGCCGGGGCCGGAGACGGTGGGGGCGCTGGCCGGGGCCCTGGTCGAGCGACTGGACTGCGCGGTGCTCGCCATGCGCCACCCGGTCGCGGACCCCTTCGCGATCGCCCTCGCGGAGTCGCTGTACGGGCTGCTGCTGGGCGGGCGCACGCTCCCCGAGGCCCTGACGGAGGCGGTGACCACCGCCTCGGACACCGCGGGCCCGGCGTACCGGTCCGCCACTCCGGCGCTGTTCGGGGCACGGGCGGCGACGTTGCGGCTGGTCCCCGAAGCCACGGCGGGCACGGACGCGGCGGCGGAGCAGGGGCCGCGCGCGCGTGCGGCCGCCGAGGACCGCCCGCGCGCAGGCGCGCTCGCCGAGGACCGCCCGCAGGAGGGGGCCGCCGTCTGGGGCGGACCGCGCGTGGGGGCCGTTGTGGTCGCCGGGGGCGGGGGCGCGCCCGGTGTCGCCGAGCGGTTCGTCGGGCGGGGCGGGGTCATGACGCGGGCGAGTGCCGCGCTCGCGCCGCGCAGCGGGCTGTGCGGGGTGCTGCTGCTGGGGATGCCGGGGGCCGGGAAGACGGCGTGCGCGCGGGAGCTGGCGGCCACCCAGGCGCACGCCTTCGACGCGGTGGTGTGGTGCAGGGTGCCGGAGGAGGCGGAGCCGGGCTCGGTGCTGGCCGATCTCGCGCTGGCCCTGGACCGGGCGGTGCCCGAGCCGGGCTGTGTGCCGCTGCTCGACGATCCCGCGCGGTTCGGCGAGTTCGTCGCGGCCGTCGCCGGCCGGCTGGACCGGCGGCGCCTGCTGGTCGTCGTGGACCGGGTGGACGGACTGCTCGCCCCGGGCGGCGGCTGGCGGGACGGGCGCTGGGGTCGGCTGCTCGCGGGGCTGACCGCGCGGGCCGGTGCCGGACGGCTGGTGGTCACCGGCCGGGCGCGGCCGCCGGACGCGGGACCGCTGCTGCGCACGGAACCGGTCGACCTGCTCGGCCCGGACGAGGCCGTACTGCTGGCCCGGGAGCTGCCCCGGCTGGCGGCGCTGGCCGACGGGCGGCTGCCGGGCGTACCGGCGAGCACCGGACGGCGGTACGTCACCGCGCTGCTGGACGTGACGCGCGGCCACCCCGAGCTGCTGGAGCTGGCCGACGGGCAGGCCGCCGACCCGGCGCGGCTGACCGCGCTGCTGGGGGCCGCCGGGCCGCCGGAGGGGTTCTTCACCGACGGGCGGCCCGGCGACGGCACGAGCGACGGCGGCACGAACGGCGACGGCACGAACGGCGGCGGCCGGGACCGGCTGCGCGTCCTGCGCGCCTGGACGGACAGCATCGCCGACGGGCTGCCGCCCGCCCACCGCGACCTGTTCCACTTCCTGTGCCGGCTGGAGGAGGACGACCGCACCCGCGCCGTCGTCGACCACACCTGGCCCGAGCTGCGCGCCCGCCTCGGGCACCCCGAGGAGCCGGCCACGGCCGGCACGGCGGCCCTGGCCGCGTGCGGCCTGGTCACGCCGCGGCGCCCGGACACCGGGAGCGCCGCCGAGTCGTACGACATCCAGTCCGCCGTGGCCGCCGAGGGGCGGCGGCGGGCCGGGGAGGAGTTCCGGCGCCAGGTGGACGAGCTGATGGCCGGGTACTGGGTGCGCGTCTTCGGAATGGCCTGGGACCGGGAGGGGACCGCCGCCGAGGGGGCGCGGCTCGCCGGTCCCGTGCTGGCGTGGGCCGGCCTGGCCGCCGCGCCCTATCTGCTGCGCACCCGCCGGTGGGAGGGCGCGGAGACGCTGCTGCACGCCGTGCTGCGCCGGGACAGCACCCGGGCCACGCGCGCCCGGGTGCTGCCCGTGCTGCGCCGGGCCGCCGCCCTCGCCGCCGCCCACGGCGGTGCCCGGCCGTCCTCGGGCGCGCTGGCCGAGGTGCTGTGGGCGACCGATCCGGCGACCGCCGAACGGCAGGCCCGGGCGGAACTGGCCGCCGCCCTCGCGGCCGGTGACCACGCGGCAGCGGCCCAGGCGGCCGGTTCGCTCGCCGGGCTGTGCCTGCGCGCCGGGCGACTGGACGAGGCGCTGGCCCTGGCCACGGCCGAGACCGAGCACGCCCGCAGGTCCCCGCTGGGCCCCTGGACGCGGCTGCTCGGCGAGGTGCACCTGCTGCACGTGCGGGTGGAACGGGCGGAGGCGGAGGCGGTGCTGGCCGAGGCGCCGGGGCTGCGCCGCCGGATGGACGCGCTGCCCCGGGAGCGGCGGGGCCCTGAGGCCGTGCTGTGGTGGGAGGTCTGGGAGGAGTTCTGCGACACCGTGCAGCGGGCGGCGGTCCACGCGGAGCGGTGGGAGACGGCTCTGGAGTACAACGCGTTGCTGTGCGCGTCCAAGACCGGGCGGGGCGCACCCGGCGCCGACCTGGCGCAGGCCCTGCTCCCCTCGTACCTGCCGCTGCTGCGGCTCGGCCGGGCGCGGGAGGCGCTGGAGGCCCTGGAGCGGTGCCGGGAGAGCTTCGAGGCCGCCGACGACCCACTGCACCTGGGCGAGGTCTACGGCGCGCTGGCCACCGTGGAGGACGCGCGCGGGCGCGGTGCGCTCGCCCTCGCCCGCGGCCGTGACTGCCTGCGGTACGCCTACCGCGCCGGTGTCCCGGCGACCGTCGCGGTAGGTCACGCCAATTTCGGCCGTCTCCTGCACCTGTACGCGCGGGACGCGGCGGGCGCGGTCGCCCACCATCTGGCCGGGGCGCTGCTGGGGGTGCTGACCGGGGGCCGGACGGCGGACGCGGTGCGGTCCGTGGCCCACGACCTGCGGGTGTTCGGGCCGGTGGCCGCCGACCCGCCGGACGATCCGGCGGTGCTGTGCGCGCGGGTGGGCGAGGTGCCGGGGGTGGCCCTGGAGGAGTTGCTGTCGCGGGTGGCCGGGGATCCGGGGCGGACCCGGGCGGTGCTGGCCGGGCTGGTGGCGCGGGCCCGGGCCCTGGCGGCGCGGGACGGCGGGGGTGCCGGGGACGGCGGGGGTGCCGGGGACGGCGGGGGTGTCGAGGCCGGGGACGGCGGAGGTGCCGGGAACGGCGGGGGTGCCGGGGACGGCGGAGGTGCCGGGGACGGCGGGGGTGCGGGGCGGGCCCCGGTGTCCGCCGGGGCCGTGGAGGCCGTGTGGGCGCTGGTCTGGGAACCGGTGCTCGCGGGCCTGGTGGCCGCCGGGCGGGGCAACACGGCGGCCCGGGTGAAGGTGCGTCAGCAGCTCGCACGGCACGGCGCGCTGGATCCGCGGTGCGCGCCGCTGGCCGGGGTGCTGGGGCGGATCCTCGACGGGGAGCGGGACGGGCTGGTCGCCGCCGGTCTCGGGCCGCTGGACGCGCCCGTCGCGGCCCGCGCGCTGGCCGCGCTGCGGAGGGAGACGGCGGGCGGGGCGGCAGGTGAGGCGGCGGGCGACGACGAGGTGCCGGTCGCCCTGTGGCCGGCCATGCACCTCGGTCCGGCGCTGGGCGGCCTCGCCGCCGCCGCCACCGGCCACGGCGACCCCGGCGCGGTCGCCCGGGACACCCTGGACGGCTTCCGCGCCGACCCCGCGCTGGCCGAGCTGGCTCCGGTGCTGGCGCGGATCCTGGACGGGGCCCGCGACCCGGCGCTCGCCGAGCGGCTGCGGCAGCCGACCCACCGTGCGGTGGTTTCGGCCGTGCTGCGGTGCGTCAGGAACATGGAACGGGACCGTCGGTGA
- a CDS encoding bifunctional DNA primase/polymerase, with protein sequence MEETLPATEAAHIPKQRGASLLETAVRYAEDRHWEVFPGTWLETVDGRQHCSCGDTLCDEPGAHPADADWATRATGSATVVRRMWQQRPNASILLPTGRTFDTVHVPETAGFLALARLERMELTLGPVTLTPARRMQFFVLPGAAAKVPGLLRHLGWSPATLDLETLGEGGYVAAPPTRYGSRGAVQWACRPTPANRWLPDAEELVPALAYACGRDR encoded by the coding sequence GTGGAAGAGACGCTCCCGGCCACCGAAGCCGCACACATTCCGAAGCAGCGCGGCGCATCGCTGCTGGAGACCGCCGTTCGCTACGCCGAGGATCGCCACTGGGAGGTGTTCCCCGGCACCTGGCTGGAGACCGTCGACGGACGACAGCACTGCTCCTGCGGCGACACCCTGTGCGACGAGCCCGGCGCGCACCCCGCGGACGCGGACTGGGCGACCCGGGCGACCGGCAGCGCGACCGTCGTGCGCCGCATGTGGCAGCAGCGGCCGAACGCGTCGATCCTGCTGCCCACGGGACGCACCTTCGACACCGTCCACGTGCCCGAGACGGCGGGCTTCCTCGCGCTGGCGCGCCTGGAGCGCATGGAACTGACCCTGGGACCGGTCACGTTGACCCCGGCACGGCGGATGCAGTTCTTCGTGCTGCCCGGGGCGGCGGCCAAGGTGCCCGGGCTGCTGCGGCACCTGGGCTGGTCGCCGGCGACGCTGGACCTGGAGACGCTGGGCGAGGGCGGTTACGTGGCCGCGCCGCCCACGCGGTACGGGTCGCGGGGGGCCGTGCAGTGGGCGTGCCGGCCGACTCCGGCGAACCGCTGGCTGCCGGACGCCGAGGAGCTGGTCCCGGCGCTCGCCTACGCGTGTGGCCGGGACCGCTGA
- a CDS encoding ABC transporter substrate-binding protein, producing the protein MTGRRRTRSTFLPIIGRSALARSTRAGARAVAAMAACTSLAAGCGVVPGVTGGAGDDTITVMTWAPLETGAADKPGIPALALAYARHVNAQGGIDGRKIKVLICNDRNDSVEAAKCARRAVKEDVVAVVGSYSQYADSFFPVLEGAGIPYIGGYGATNDEFTSPMSYPVNGGQPALLAGLGKELAAGCGPVVLVRPDTIAGDELPTLIDSGLKAGGHGKADDLRAAEDATEYSARSERALERATSDPAERGCVVPALGDRTSTFMDSFRRARQDYPEVRTGTVLGSVDQTVIDASGGRSGPYEGAYITGWYPVETDERWDGMKRVIREQAFADTRIDPADAGVQTSWIAYTVFRAVVEAVPDGEEVTASTVRRTLDDGIEVSTGGLTPTLRWRFQDKLASVGFPRLVNADVTLQVVRDGRLVAAREGFVDVTRTLEGAEVG; encoded by the coding sequence CCGATCCGCCCTCGCCCGATCCACCAGAGCGGGTGCCCGCGCGGTGGCGGCCATGGCGGCGTGCACGTCACTCGCCGCCGGCTGTGGTGTCGTCCCCGGTGTCACGGGGGGCGCCGGGGACGACACCATCACCGTGATGACCTGGGCGCCGCTGGAGACCGGCGCGGCCGACAAGCCCGGCATTCCGGCCCTCGCCCTCGCCTACGCCCGGCACGTGAACGCCCAGGGCGGTATCGACGGCCGCAAGATCAAGGTGCTGATCTGCAACGACCGCAACGACAGCGTGGAGGCCGCGAAGTGCGCCCGGCGGGCGGTCAAGGAGGACGTGGTCGCGGTCGTCGGCTCCTACAGCCAGTACGCCGACTCCTTCTTCCCGGTCCTGGAGGGCGCCGGCATCCCCTACATCGGCGGCTACGGCGCGACGAACGACGAGTTCACCAGCCCCATGTCCTACCCGGTCAACGGCGGCCAGCCCGCGCTGCTGGCCGGCCTCGGCAAGGAGCTGGCCGCCGGCTGCGGCCCGGTCGTCCTGGTCCGGCCGGACACCATAGCGGGCGACGAGCTGCCCACCCTGATCGACTCCGGGCTGAAGGCGGGCGGCCACGGGAAGGCGGACGACCTGCGCGCCGCCGAGGACGCCACGGAGTACTCGGCCCGGTCCGAGCGGGCGCTGGAGCGGGCGACCTCCGACCCGGCGGAGCGGGGCTGTGTGGTGCCCGCGCTCGGCGACCGCACCAGCACCTTCATGGACTCCTTCCGCCGCGCCCGGCAGGACTACCCGGAGGTCCGCACCGGGACCGTGCTCGGCAGCGTCGACCAGACCGTGATCGACGCCTCCGGCGGCCGGTCGGGGCCGTACGAGGGGGCGTACATCACCGGCTGGTACCCGGTGGAGACCGACGAGCGCTGGGACGGGATGAAGCGGGTGATCCGGGAGCAGGCCTTCGCCGACACCCGGATCGACCCGGCGGACGCCGGAGTGCAGACGAGCTGGATCGCGTACACCGTCTTCCGGGCCGTCGTCGAGGCCGTCCCGGACGGCGAGGAGGTGACCGCGAGCACGGTGCGCCGCACCCTGGACGACGGCATCGAGGTCAGCACGGGCGGGCTCACGCCGACCCTGCGCTGGCGGTTCCAGGACAAGCTGGCCTCGGTGGGCTTCCCGCGCCTGGTCAACGCCGACGTCACCCTCCAGGTCGTGCGCGACGGGCGGCTGGTCGCGGCCCGCGAGGGGTTCGTCGACGTGACCCGCACCCTGGAGGGCGCCGAGGTCGGCTGA